The Lacipirellula parvula genome window below encodes:
- a CDS encoding CAP domain-containing protein, whose product MRSRHLAALLLLVVAMPWCTSKVQADVLWTENAESGAGGITTNVVPGNYALIQSSIVGQGANSFHLANPGFADNWFASNSAFTIQADSKLFFLSRLGFAASGQVARVEMSTNNGATWPISLYAQTGTSTGSAPVESNFALRTVDLSAYAGQSAKFRFNLDFVGGTAFTQTSAGVGWYVDDIQLADQFQKSLYSIGQPSAEEQLYLEYINRARSDAIVEANRLKNENAPGVQSAYSFFGINPQNIVNQFNASVANGLIDQFAQPLSFNASLNQAAELHSQDMLTNGFQGHVSSSNPPSPLTAGMTLGQRAQAVGYVGSLGENVYSYSSSVAEGHAAFDVDWGNSGNPADPSYNPAFAGQGMQNPAGHRISIHNNDFKEIGVGLVNGNGPNNVGPQIVTQDFGNAGPGSFVTGVVYEDLNGNNFYDVGEGRSGVRVDVAGSAYYAMSSLSGGYSIPVSANGVYDILFSGGGFANYGTSITIAGGLNVKVDYHAVAAPSYAADFNDDGRVDALDLAKWKGDFGVNALSDANNDGKTDGADFLEWQREYGSGVTPAAAVPEPAGGALLASAAIALCAGYNARRRS is encoded by the coding sequence ATGCGATCTCGTCACCTAGCCGCATTGCTTCTGCTCGTCGTCGCGATGCCGTGGTGCACTAGTAAGGTGCAGGCGGATGTCCTTTGGACTGAAAATGCCGAATCGGGCGCCGGCGGTATTACGACGAACGTTGTGCCCGGGAACTACGCGCTCATCCAGTCCTCGATCGTCGGGCAAGGCGCCAATTCCTTCCACCTCGCCAATCCCGGCTTCGCCGACAATTGGTTCGCCAGCAATTCGGCCTTCACGATTCAGGCCGATTCGAAGCTTTTCTTCCTCAGCCGTCTCGGTTTCGCCGCCTCTGGGCAGGTCGCCCGCGTCGAGATGTCGACGAACAACGGCGCCACTTGGCCGATTTCGCTCTACGCGCAAACCGGCACAAGCACCGGCTCGGCGCCCGTCGAAAGTAACTTCGCCCTGCGAACGGTCGATCTTTCGGCCTACGCCGGCCAGTCCGCGAAGTTCCGCTTCAATCTCGACTTCGTCGGCGGGACAGCGTTCACGCAAACGAGCGCCGGCGTCGGCTGGTACGTCGACGACATCCAACTCGCCGATCAATTCCAAAAAAGCCTCTACTCCATCGGCCAGCCCTCTGCCGAGGAGCAGCTTTACCTCGAGTACATCAACCGCGCCCGCTCCGACGCCATCGTCGAAGCCAATCGTTTGAAAAATGAAAACGCCCCTGGCGTGCAAAGCGCGTACAGCTTCTTCGGCATCAATCCGCAGAACATCGTCAATCAGTTCAACGCGTCGGTCGCCAACGGGTTGATCGACCAGTTCGCGCAGCCGCTGTCGTTCAACGCGTCGCTCAACCAGGCCGCGGAACTTCATTCGCAAGATATGCTGACGAACGGTTTCCAAGGTCACGTCTCCTCGAGCAATCCGCCAAGCCCGCTCACCGCTGGGATGACGCTGGGCCAACGCGCTCAAGCGGTCGGCTACGTCGGCAGCCTGGGCGAGAACGTCTACTCCTACAGTTCCAGCGTCGCCGAAGGCCACGCGGCCTTCGACGTCGACTGGGGAAACTCCGGCAACCCGGCCGATCCGAGCTACAATCCCGCCTTCGCCGGCCAGGGGATGCAAAATCCCGCCGGTCACCGCATCTCAATTCACAACAACGATTTCAAGGAAATCGGCGTCGGCCTGGTGAATGGCAACGGCCCGAACAACGTCGGCCCGCAAATCGTCACGCAAGATTTCGGCAATGCCGGCCCCGGCAGCTTCGTCACCGGCGTCGTCTACGAAGATCTCAACGGCAACAATTTCTACGACGTCGGCGAAGGCCGCTCCGGCGTCCGCGTCGACGTTGCCGGCTCCGCGTATTACGCCATGTCGTCGCTCTCGGGCGGATATTCGATTCCCGTCAGTGCGAACGGCGTTTACGACATCCTCTTTAGTGGCGGCGGCTTCGCGAACTACGGCACGTCGATCACCATCGCCGGCGGGCTGAACGTGAAAGTCGACTATCACGCGGTCGCCGCGCCGTCGTACGCCGCTGATTTCAACGACGACGGCCGTGTCGACGCCCTCGATCTCGCCAAATGGAAAGGCGACTTTGGCGTCAACGCCCTCAGCGACGCCAACAACGACGGCAAAACGGACGGCGCCGACTTCTTGGAGTGGCAACGTGAATACGGCTCCGGCGTCACACCCGCCGCCGCGGTCCCCGAGCCAGCCGGCGGCGCCCTCCTCGCCTCCGCCGCGATCGCCCTCTGCGCCGGCTACAACGCCCGCCGCCGCAGCTAA
- a CDS encoding diguanylate cyclase domain-containing protein, producing the protein MNLLLAVTVARVASDVALAFAAFFVGFCGAVIYMRFIAARHATPAVPSETASGEMSANDAARASMAAQQLRDLARNVAYDVGAHNSFVESITDQLVGIEQGNAEGGAVVMDVVAKMLDANKRLQTRLEDAEQKIATQAEEIRNQQFEARTDALTRLANRRAFDAALLESTELFASKGQSFALIMLDVDNFKQFNDVHGHPAGDEVLRTVGRTLGRVVSSGDSACRYGGEEFAVILANATVEDGQLAAERIRKAIEAMNVQFGGNALRVTASVGVAGCVADEETSALVRRADEAVYGAKKNGRNCSFWHDREIARLIVAAKAADAAAKSLPAAEAKKFANRSIFTDELHRRIAESRRFGVPITLVHFRVRDFSELEHNYGNAIGMLLLDSLASFVQSTLRDMDLLARLEGGELVVMLPGSSASAAKIVGQRVRTSISLCPVPLGDHQIRLELDMGVSSVQPDEDAASAMESARADLVSTAAAEAQQRLQDADLAAV; encoded by the coding sequence ATGAACCTGTTACTAGCTGTCACCGTTGCGAGAGTCGCGTCTGACGTGGCGTTGGCGTTTGCTGCCTTCTTCGTGGGATTCTGCGGGGCTGTGATCTACATGCGGTTCATCGCCGCTCGCCACGCTACGCCCGCCGTCCCGAGCGAAACCGCTTCCGGCGAGATGTCGGCCAACGACGCCGCTCGCGCGAGCATGGCCGCTCAGCAATTGCGTGACTTGGCTCGCAACGTGGCGTACGACGTTGGCGCGCACAATTCGTTCGTCGAATCGATCACTGATCAACTCGTCGGCATCGAGCAAGGCAACGCCGAGGGGGGTGCCGTCGTCATGGACGTCGTCGCCAAGATGCTCGACGCCAACAAACGGCTCCAAACCCGCCTTGAAGACGCCGAACAGAAAATCGCAACGCAGGCCGAGGAAATTCGCAACCAGCAGTTCGAGGCCCGCACCGACGCGCTGACGCGGCTGGCGAATCGCCGCGCTTTCGATGCCGCGCTGCTCGAATCGACCGAACTGTTCGCCTCGAAAGGCCAGTCGTTCGCGTTGATCATGCTCGACGTCGACAACTTCAAGCAATTCAACGACGTGCACGGCCATCCGGCCGGCGACGAGGTGCTTCGCACCGTCGGGCGGACGCTCGGCCGCGTCGTTAGCTCCGGCGATTCGGCCTGTCGCTACGGCGGCGAAGAGTTCGCCGTGATCCTTGCCAACGCCACGGTCGAGGACGGCCAGCTGGCCGCCGAGCGGATTCGCAAGGCGATCGAGGCGATGAACGTCCAGTTCGGCGGCAACGCCCTGCGGGTAACGGCCAGCGTCGGCGTCGCTGGTTGCGTCGCCGACGAAGAGACCTCCGCGCTCGTTCGCCGTGCCGACGAAGCCGTCTACGGCGCCAAGAAAAATGGCCGCAACTGCAGCTTCTGGCATGATCGCGAAATCGCTCGGCTGATTGTCGCCGCGAAGGCTGCCGATGCGGCGGCCAAATCGTTGCCCGCCGCGGAAGCGAAGAAGTTCGCGAACCGCTCGATCTTTACCGATGAACTCCATCGCCGGATTGCCGAGAGCCGGCGGTTTGGCGTGCCGATCACGCTCGTCCACTTCCGCGTCCGAGATTTTTCGGAACTGGAACACAACTACGGCAATGCCATCGGCATGCTGCTGCTCGATTCGCTCGCCTCGTTCGTTCAGTCGACGCTGCGTGACATGGATTTGTTGGCTCGGCTCGAAGGGGGCGAATTGGTCGTGATGCTTCCTGGCAGCTCGGCGAGCGCCGCGAAGATCGTCGGTCAGCGAGTTCGCACCTCGATTTCGCTTTGTCCCGTTCCGCTGGGCGATCACCAGATTCGCTTGGAACTCGACATGGGCGTCTCCAGCGTTCAACCCGACGAAGACGCCGCCTCGGCGATGGAGAGTGCGCGAGCGGATCTCGTTTCCACCGCCGCCGCCGAAGCCCAGCAACGGCTGCAAGACGCCGACCTGGCCGCCGTTTGA
- a CDS encoding DUF983 domain-containing protein, with amino-acid sequence MNSSESNRMATNKPIGGVATMLRGLRLRCPCCGMGPIFNGWFAMNDRCAECGRLFDRAPGYLLGSIYFNYGVTAVLVVIAYFSLYFTETLSGKQLLWLLTAFGGVFPLWFFRYARGLWIAFDERWDPWPNEEEARRGERKVRGGAEKRDAPAGG; translated from the coding sequence ATGAACAGCTCCGAGTCGAATCGGATGGCGACGAACAAGCCAATTGGCGGCGTGGCGACGATGCTGCGGGGCCTACGGCTCCGCTGCCCCTGCTGCGGGATGGGGCCGATCTTTAACGGCTGGTTCGCGATGAACGATCGATGCGCCGAATGCGGGCGGCTGTTCGACCGGGCGCCGGGATATCTGCTGGGGTCGATCTATTTCAACTACGGCGTGACGGCCGTATTGGTTGTGATTGCCTACTTCTCGCTGTACTTCACGGAAACGCTCAGCGGGAAGCAGCTGCTATGGTTGCTGACGGCGTTCGGGGGGGTGTTTCCGCTCTGGTTTTTCCGGTACGCGCGGGGGCTGTGGATCGCGTTTGATGAACGCTGGGATCCGTGGCCGAATGAGGAAGAGGCTCGGCGCGGGGAGCGGAAAGTACGAGGCGGAGCTGAAAAGCGCGACGCTCCGGCGGGAGGCTAG
- a CDS encoding DUF420 domain-containing protein — protein sequence MPATLELAAQLPIARAGEWLPMLPLAVGGHPLVHLNAALNSLATVLLLLGLWQIKRGREIPHGRVMLSALFVSAMFLTSYLTYHFAVQLTVKFTHPGPVKLVYYLILLSHVLLAVAVPFLAIAATIYGANAVGWGRAAAWPAEKKAESRAKHLKVVRWAFPIWLYVSVTGVVVYLMLYHIWPSAELTPTLNADSPQVSAPG from the coding sequence ATGCCCGCAACTCTCGAACTCGCCGCGCAACTTCCCATCGCCAGGGCAGGGGAGTGGCTCCCGATGCTTCCCCTCGCCGTCGGCGGCCATCCGCTCGTCCATCTCAACGCCGCCCTTAATTCCCTGGCGACGGTGCTGCTGCTGCTGGGCCTATGGCAAATTAAACGAGGCCGAGAGATCCCTCACGGCCGCGTGATGCTCTCCGCTCTGTTCGTCTCGGCGATGTTCCTGACGAGTTACCTCACGTACCACTTCGCCGTCCAACTGACAGTGAAGTTCACCCATCCCGGGCCGGTAAAGCTCGTTTACTACCTCATCCTGCTATCGCACGTGCTGTTGGCGGTCGCGGTGCCGTTTCTGGCTATCGCCGCGACGATTTACGGCGCCAACGCCGTCGGCTGGGGCCGTGCCGCCGCGTGGCCCGCTGAGAAAAAGGCCGAATCTCGGGCCAAACACCTAAAAGTCGTCCGCTGGGCCTTTCCGATCTGGCTTTACGTCTCGGTGACCGGGGTGGTCGTCTACCTGATGCTCTACCACATCTGGCCGTCAGCCGAGCTAACGCCTACACTGAACGCTGATTCGCCGCAGGTTTCGGCCCCCGGTTGA
- a CDS encoding SCO family protein, which translates to MKTSALPYWLAFAAAVGALYAGFTLYRHEQARQAQIAAEEEISLPPLTDFELTKSDGTPFRSADMKGKVWVTTFFFSTCPGSCTRLNQNIKYLTSLDEVADADWVSISVDPETDTLPVLAAKAKELNADPERWVFCRGDFDDVRRIAHDYLHVGGVSLKGHNDFAVIIDKQGEIAGMFNAVSTQESKKGLEIIKRELAKEYVPAKEPEATPSTSSVQQDEVVLAPRGAK; encoded by the coding sequence ATGAAAACCTCCGCCTTACCCTACTGGCTCGCATTCGCCGCCGCGGTGGGCGCTCTCTATGCCGGCTTCACGCTCTACCGCCACGAGCAAGCGCGGCAGGCCCAAATCGCTGCCGAAGAGGAAATCAGCCTCCCGCCGCTTACCGACTTCGAGCTCACCAAAAGCGACGGCACCCCTTTCCGCTCGGCCGACATGAAGGGGAAGGTCTGGGTGACGACTTTCTTTTTCTCGACTTGCCCCGGCAGTTGCACGCGGCTCAACCAAAACATCAAGTACCTCACGTCGCTCGACGAAGTCGCCGACGCCGATTGGGTGAGTATCAGCGTCGACCCCGAGACCGACACGCTGCCCGTCCTCGCCGCGAAGGCGAAGGAACTGAACGCCGACCCCGAGCGTTGGGTCTTCTGCCGCGGCGATTTCGACGATGTCCGCCGCATTGCCCACGATTACCTGCACGTCGGCGGCGTGAGCCTCAAAGGACACAACGACTTTGCAGTGATCATCGACAAGCAGGGCGAAATCGCCGGCATGTTCAACGCGGTGAGCACGCAAGAATCGAAGAAGGGGCTGGAGATTATTAAACGCGAGCTGGCGAAGGAGTACGTGCCGGCGAAGGAGCCTGAAGCAACGCCATCCACGTCCAGTGTGCAACAAGATGAAGTCGTATTAGCCCCGCGAGGGGCGAAATAA
- a CDS encoding ABC transporter permease, with protein sequence MSNAAAASPSLPVIMTLAHRELVRFFRQRNRVFGALGQPIIFWLLFSEGLRGNQLDYAHFFPGTLVMILLFTAIFATITIIEDRNEGFLQSVLVAPAPRWAMVLGKVFGGAAIAMIQGLLFLVLGALTLGLDSNLAETALAVVLMALISVALTALGFTIAWRMESTHGFHAIMSVFLLPMWLLSGAFFPGGGSGWLAWVIRLNPLTYGVAGLRHYLVFAPAAVRGDEPRSSLEAVNAAVDATATLPPVDALPLLALCWGVTIAFALLMLAAAWRIAATRTTGDMK encoded by the coding sequence ATGAGTAACGCAGCAGCCGCATCGCCGTCTTTGCCAGTCATCATGACGCTCGCCCATCGCGAGCTCGTCCGCTTCTTTCGCCAACGGAACCGCGTCTTCGGCGCCCTCGGCCAGCCGATCATCTTCTGGCTGCTGTTCAGCGAAGGCCTCCGCGGTAACCAGCTCGACTACGCCCATTTCTTCCCGGGCACGCTGGTGATGATCCTGCTCTTCACGGCGATCTTCGCGACGATCACGATCATCGAAGACCGCAACGAAGGGTTCCTGCAGTCGGTCCTCGTGGCGCCCGCGCCGCGATGGGCGATGGTGCTCGGCAAAGTTTTTGGCGGCGCCGCGATCGCGATGATCCAGGGGCTGCTGTTCCTGGTGCTCGGCGCCCTGACTCTGGGCCTTGATAGCAACCTGGCGGAGACCGCTTTAGCGGTCGTGCTGATGGCGCTCATCTCCGTGGCGCTAACCGCGCTCGGCTTCACGATTGCTTGGCGGATGGAATCGACGCACGGCTTCCACGCGATCATGAGCGTCTTCCTGCTGCCGATGTGGCTCCTTTCCGGGGCCTTTTTCCCCGGCGGCGGCAGCGGGTGGTTGGCTTGGGTTATTCGCTTGAACCCGCTCACCTACGGCGTTGCGGGGCTGCGGCATTATTTGGTGTTTGCTCCTGCGGCGGTCCGCGGGGATGAACCCCGCAGCTCGCTGGAGGCGGTGAATGCCGCTGTGGATGCAACGGCCACGCTCCCCCCCGTCGACGCCCTCCCGCTCCTCGCCTTATGCTGGGGAGTAACCATCGCCTTCGCCCTCCTGATGCTCGCCGCCGCCTGGCGGATCGCCGCGACGCGAACGACGGGAGACATGAAGTAG
- a CDS encoding ABC transporter ATP-binding protein: MPAISAHHVSYRYGDRLAVDDLSLDIAEGEVFAFLGPNGSGKTTLFRLLSTLIPLQQGEISILGHDLTRDATAVRRQLGVVFQSPSLDKKLTVAENLRHQGRLYGLSTSDLAARRDELLAAVGLTERAGDLVETLSGGMRRRVELAKSMLHRPRLLLLDEPSTGLDPGARSDLWKYLRQVREREGTTIVLTTHLLDEADRADRIAIMHQGKLAALDAPDALRAALGGDAITIKTERPEQLAASIRERFGCEAKIIDGAVRLEQADGHQWIPRLVEAFPADVQTITLGKPTLEDVFIARTGHRFFGDVNADAETSGKKKRKGRG, translated from the coding sequence ATGCCCGCCATCTCCGCCCACCACGTGTCTTACCGCTACGGCGACCGCCTCGCCGTCGACGATCTCTCGCTCGATATTGCCGAGGGCGAAGTCTTCGCCTTTCTCGGCCCCAACGGCAGCGGCAAGACGACGCTGTTCCGGCTGTTGTCCACGCTCATCCCGCTGCAGCAGGGCGAGATCTCGATTCTCGGCCACGACCTGACGCGCGACGCGACGGCCGTCCGTCGGCAACTCGGCGTGGTGTTCCAATCGCCGAGTCTCGACAAAAAGCTGACCGTCGCCGAGAACCTTCGCCATCAGGGCCGGCTCTATGGACTCTCGACGAGCGATCTCGCCGCTCGCCGCGACGAACTCCTCGCCGCCGTCGGCCTCACTGAACGCGCTGGCGACCTCGTCGAAACGCTTTCCGGCGGTATGCGCCGCCGCGTCGAACTCGCCAAAAGCATGCTCCACCGCCCGCGGCTGCTGCTCCTGGACGAGCCGAGCACCGGCCTCGACCCCGGCGCTCGCAGCGATCTTTGGAAATACCTCCGCCAAGTGCGCGAGCGCGAGGGAACGACGATCGTCCTCACGACGCACTTGCTTGACGAAGCCGACCGCGCCGATCGCATCGCGATCATGCACCAAGGCAAGCTCGCCGCGCTCGACGCCCCCGACGCCCTGCGGGCCGCGCTGGGCGGCGATGCGATTACGATCAAAACGGAGCGTCCCGAGCAACTCGCTGCCAGCATTCGCGAGCGGTTCGGCTGCGAAGCAAAGATCATCGACGGCGCCGTAAGGCTCGAACAGGCCGACGGACACCAGTGGATTCCCCGGCTGGTGGAAGCCTTCCCGGCCGACGTCCAAACAATCACCCTCGGCAAGCCGACGCTCGAAGACGTCTTCATCGCCCGCACCGGACACCGCTTCTTCGGCGATGTGAATGCCGATGCTGAAACTTCGGGAAAGAAAAAACGAAAGGGACGCGGATGA
- a CDS encoding cytochrome C oxidase subunit IV family protein yields the protein MANLSHDPAHQSFDANDPHGAEHGHGGSVRTYVMVAIALVFLTACSYWTYTPFWPFGDNIAIKRIWMMAVSCTKAMLVILFFMHLKWEANWKWILTVPASMMSLLLVLALVPDVGRRMNYASRDRLVNAAQQPAPEAAGKAGTARHPAGEKH from the coding sequence ATGGCCAACCTTTCCCACGATCCGGCCCACCAGTCGTTCGACGCCAACGATCCGCACGGCGCCGAGCATGGCCACGGCGGTAGCGTCCGCACCTACGTGATGGTCGCCATCGCCCTGGTGTTCCTTACCGCCTGCTCGTACTGGACCTACACGCCGTTCTGGCCGTTCGGCGACAACATCGCCATCAAGCGGATCTGGATGATGGCCGTCTCCTGCACGAAGGCGATGCTGGTCATCCTGTTCTTCATGCACTTGAAATGGGAAGCCAACTGGAAGTGGATCCTCACCGTTCCGGCGAGCATGATGTCGCTGCTGCTGGTGCTCGCCCTGGTGCCCGACGTCGGTCGGCGGATGAACTACGCCTCCCGCGATCGGCTCGTGAACGCTGCCCAGCAACCGGCCCCCGAAGCCGCCGGTAAGGCCGGCACGGCGCGGCATCCCGCCGGCGAAAAGCATTGA
- a CDS encoding cytochrome c oxidase subunit 3, with the protein MSDHAHPPKLEYQPALPIPNGKLCLWLFLSTEIMFFAGLIGAYIVLRFGAPAWPSTHDVHLVEWMGAVNTGVLIASSITVVLALEAAKQNNASLAKGWIFLTLVLGSIFLGVKGFEYRAKFSHGIYPGLPHSQIYESANVNYAAAVRLRVAELKNPLAAEQKRTPEQDAQIQVLDSVAAELDAAEKLLRDKPESPVGRVALLRLADRIYPRASVHSQHHEVEEQQIEDNRDQLEEQIEKAASAGAPVFTLASAETSHADAGHLLGLNDLHPWLKLPIMIPGGNTWASTYFLVTGFHAIHVIVGLLAFAILCTKTLGAAKVGVIENVGLYWHFVDLVWIFLFPLLYLF; encoded by the coding sequence ATGAGCGATCACGCCCACCCGCCGAAGCTCGAGTACCAGCCCGCCTTGCCGATTCCCAACGGCAAGCTCTGCCTGTGGCTGTTTCTCTCGACTGAAATCATGTTCTTCGCCGGGCTGATTGGCGCCTACATCGTGCTTCGCTTCGGCGCCCCCGCCTGGCCGAGCACGCACGACGTTCACCTCGTCGAATGGATGGGCGCCGTCAACACCGGCGTGCTCATCGCCTCCAGCATCACCGTGGTGCTCGCCCTCGAAGCCGCGAAGCAAAACAACGCCTCGCTCGCCAAGGGCTGGATCTTCCTGACGCTGGTGCTTGGTTCGATTTTCCTCGGCGTGAAGGGGTTTGAGTACCGCGCCAAGTTCTCGCACGGCATTTACCCGGGACTGCCGCACAGCCAGATCTACGAGAGCGCCAACGTCAACTACGCCGCCGCTGTGCGGTTGCGCGTCGCCGAGTTGAAGAACCCGCTAGCCGCCGAGCAGAAACGCACGCCCGAGCAAGACGCTCAGATTCAGGTGCTCGATTCCGTCGCCGCAGAACTCGACGCGGCGGAGAAACTGCTCCGCGACAAACCTGAATCTCCCGTCGGCCGCGTCGCGCTGCTGCGGTTGGCCGATCGAATCTACCCGCGGGCGAGCGTACACTCGCAGCACCATGAAGTTGAAGAGCAGCAGATCGAGGACAATCGCGACCAACTCGAAGAACAAATCGAAAAGGCTGCCTCCGCCGGCGCCCCGGTCTTCACCCTCGCCTCGGCGGAAACGAGCCATGCCGACGCTGGCCACCTGCTCGGCCTCAACGACCTCCACCCCTGGCTGAAGCTGCCGATCATGATCCCCGGCGGCAACACCTGGGCGAGCACCTACTTCCTGGTCACCGGCTTCCACGCGATCCACGTGATCGTCGGCCTGCTCGCCTTCGCCATCCTCTGCACGAAGACGCTGGGCGCCGCCAAGGTCGGCGTCATCGAGAACGTCGGCCTCTACTGGCACTTCGTCGACCTTGTTTGGATTTTCCTATTCCCGCTCCTGTACCTGTTTTAA
- the cyoE gene encoding heme o synthase has translation MNRQNRPQIIAEAASADPRSVGVVSVLAAVVSRLSDYLELTKPRIVVLELIVAGAAAALASPQGMNVPVVIQALAATALVAGSASIANQWLERRIDLRMRRTANRPLPAGRVTNAEALILSAVTLIAGVAWLGVQVNWTTALLGVASWITYVVIYTPMKQRSSANTAVGAVAGAIPILMGWTATGAPLTLTAWTLAGVLFLWQFPHFMAIAWLYRSEYAKAGHQMLTVVDPTGARPGAQAILGAALLIPVSMIPATLPTSGSPVLYSLWAIALGGTQLAIATRFALRRDDASARWLLRASLVYLPAWMTLLLMVSV, from the coding sequence ATGAACCGCCAAAACCGTCCCCAAATCATTGCCGAAGCCGCCTCCGCCGACCCCCGCTCGGTCGGCGTCGTGAGCGTGCTCGCCGCCGTCGTCTCGCGTCTGAGCGACTACCTGGAACTCACCAAGCCCCGCATCGTTGTGCTGGAACTGATCGTCGCCGGCGCCGCCGCGGCGCTCGCCTCGCCGCAGGGGATGAACGTCCCGGTGGTGATCCAGGCCCTCGCCGCGACGGCCCTGGTCGCCGGCAGCGCGAGCATCGCCAACCAGTGGCTCGAACGCCGCATCGACCTCCGCATGCGTCGCACCGCCAACCGCCCGTTGCCGGCGGGGCGCGTGACAAACGCCGAAGCGCTGATCCTCTCGGCCGTCACGCTCATCGCCGGCGTCGCCTGGCTCGGCGTGCAGGTGAACTGGACGACCGCGCTGTTGGGCGTCGCAAGCTGGATTACTTACGTGGTGATTTACACGCCAATGAAGCAACGCTCGTCGGCGAACACCGCCGTCGGCGCCGTCGCTGGCGCGATTCCGATTCTCATGGGCTGGACCGCCACGGGGGCGCCGCTCACGCTCACCGCGTGGACGCTGGCCGGCGTGCTGTTCCTGTGGCAGTTTCCGCACTTCATGGCAATCGCGTGGCTTTACCGCAGCGAATACGCGAAGGCAGGGCACCAGATGCTCACCGTCGTCGACCCGACCGGCGCCCGGCCGGGGGCCCAGGCAATCCTCGGCGCCGCGCTGTTGATTCCCGTCAGCATGATCCCTGCGACGCTCCCCACGAGCGGCAGCCCAGTACTCTACAGCCTGTGGGCGATCGCCCTCGGCGGCACGCAGCTAGCCATCGCCACGCGATTCGCCCTCCGCCGCGACGACGCCTCCGCTCGGTGGCTCCTCCGTGCCTCGCTCGTCTATCTGCCGGCGTGGATGACGTTGTTACTCATGGTCTCTGTTTAA
- a CDS encoding COX15/CtaA family protein, whose amino-acid sequence MSSITTSQPSRWPHRWAWALACATFPLVWWGGFVTATGSGMAFKDWLTSDGVFMPIYPWLSSTGDKFIEHGHRLLAMLAGGLTIALVISLYLGEPRQWVRRYGIALLVGVIAQGILGGMRVVLDERVLALIHGCVGPLFFGAAAGMIPVTSRRWLAEAMPAEGVAIENGSASKATPKLLRLAILTTALAYLQLCIGAVVRHSPLMLTEGAPRIFQIAVYFHLLLAAAVTFHVLLLAHKCFWGRVCRIPAGSLALLIGLQLLLGVSTWMMKYGFPQWAARYVGETGHFNQADGMASAVIVTAHGAVGSLIVALAVVVALRVGRQLGIHHPASRPSSLRVAGVLA is encoded by the coding sequence ATGTCTTCCATCACCACATCGCAGCCGTCGCGTTGGCCCCATCGTTGGGCTTGGGCGCTCGCGTGCGCGACGTTTCCGCTCGTGTGGTGGGGGGGCTTCGTCACGGCGACCGGTTCGGGGATGGCCTTCAAAGACTGGCTCACCTCGGACGGCGTCTTCATGCCGATTTACCCGTGGCTGAGTTCGACGGGCGATAAGTTCATCGAGCACGGGCATCGGCTGCTCGCGATGTTGGCGGGCGGGTTGACGATCGCCCTGGTCATCTCGCTCTACCTCGGCGAGCCGCGGCAATGGGTCCGTCGCTATGGCATTGCTCTCTTAGTCGGCGTGATCGCGCAAGGCATCCTCGGCGGGATGCGCGTTGTGCTCGACGAGCGCGTGCTGGCACTCATTCACGGCTGCGTCGGTCCGCTCTTTTTCGGGGCGGCGGCCGGGATGATTCCGGTGACGTCGCGTCGCTGGCTCGCTGAAGCGATGCCAGCCGAGGGAGTGGCGATTGAGAACGGCTCCGCGTCGAAGGCGACGCCCAAGCTCCTCCGCCTCGCCATCCTCACAACCGCCCTCGCTTACCTACAGCTTTGCATCGGCGCCGTCGTGCGGCACAGCCCGCTGATGCTCACCGAGGGCGCCCCGCGGATCTTCCAGATTGCCGTTTATTTCCACCTGCTGCTCGCCGCGGCGGTCACGTTTCACGTCCTGTTGCTCGCCCACAAATGTTTTTGGGGGCGGGTTTGCCGCATTCCGGCCGGTTCGCTGGCATTGCTCATTGGCTTGCAGTTGCTGCTCGGGGTCTCAACCTGGATGATGAAGTATGGCTTCCCGCAGTGGGCGGCCCGCTACGTCGGCGAGACCGGGCACTTCAACCAGGCAGACGGCATGGCCAGCGCGGTCATCGTCACTGCTCATGGCGCCGTTGGTTCGCTGATCGTCGCGCTCGCCGTGGTCGTCGCCCTTCGCGTCGGCCGACAACTTGGTATCCACCATCCCGCCTCACGCCCCAGCAGCCTTCGCGTCGCCGGGGTCCTCGCATGA